The following are from one region of the Channa argus isolate prfri chromosome 6, Channa argus male v1.0, whole genome shotgun sequence genome:
- the LOC137129298 gene encoding olfactory receptor 11A1-like, with translation MMTVKAKTRIMVNSTQISYFILAAYFDPGLLKYFYFLIILSLYVLIICSNLLLLVVICTNRSLHEPMYMFLCSLFVNEVFGSTGLFPFLLFQILSEIHTVSVPFCFLQVFCIFSYVCAELSNLTIMSYDRYVAICHPLQYNTQMTNKRIAVLIALAWSFAFIAIAALILLIAPLQLCGNVINKVYCFNYSIVKLACSDTNANNIYGLFLTFLIVFVPLILILYTYVRIIKVCLSGSKQTRQKAVSTCTPHLASILNFSFAVCFEILESRLEMKGVSSVFQIILSLYFLTCQPLLNSVMYGLKMSKIRIKCKSLLLGFIVTRSLDER, from the coding sequence ATGATGACTGTAAAAGCCAAAACTAGGATCATGGTCAATTCTACACAGATCTCATATTTTATACTTGCTGCCTACTTTGACCCCGGGCTGttgaagtatttttatttcctgatAATTCTGTCTTTATACGTGTTGATTATTTGCTCCAACCTTCTGCTCCTTGTTGTTATCTGCACCAACAGGAGTTTGCATGAACCCATGTACATGTTTCTGTGCAGCCTGTTTGTGAATGAAGTTTTTGGAAGTACAGGCTTGTTTCCGTTCTTGCTGTTTCAGATTCTCTCTGAAATTCACActgtttctgttcctttttgCTTCCTGCAGgttttctgtatattttcttATGTGTGTGCAGAGTTGTCCAACCTAACCATCatgtcctatgacagatatgttgCCATCTGTCATCCTCTGCAGTATAACACACAGATGACCAATAAAAGAATTGCTGTGCTCATTGCTTTGGCATGGTCATTCGCATTTATTGCGATCGCTGCCTTGATTTTACTGATTGCTCCTTTACAGCTGTGTGGCAACGTCATTAACAAGGTTTATTGTTTTAACTACTCCATCGTCAAACTGGCCTGCTCCGATACCAATGCCAACAACATTTATGGTCTCTTTCTAACTTTTCTCATAGTGTTTGTCCCTTTAATTTTGATCCTTTACACCTATGTGAGGATCATCAAAGTGTGTCTGTCTGGTTCCAAACAGACCAGGCAGAAAGCTGTCAGCACCTGTACTCCTCACCTTGCTTCCATCCTCAACTTCTCTTTTGCAGTTTGCTTTGAAATATTAGAGAGCAGATTGGAAATGAAAGGTGTGAGCAGTGTTTTCCAAATAATTTTGTCGTTGTACTTCCTGACATGTCAGCCGCTGCTTAACTCTGTTATGTACGGACTGAAAATGTCCAAGATCAGAATCAAATGTAAAAGTCTGTTGTTAGGCTTCATTGTAACTCGTTCACTGGACGAGAGATGA